A segment of the Luteolibacter arcticus genome:
GGATCTTCACGGGGAAGATCTCATTCGGTGTGGCCTCGCGTTTCAAGATCTCTGCGGCTTGCTCTATTAGCTCGGGATGCGCGGCGGACACGTCGGTGGTTTCGTTCGGGTCCTTCGCGATATCGAAGACTTGCCAAGGGCCGGGCTTCTTCCGGTTGAGGTTCGTCCGGATCACCTTGAAATCGCCCAGGCGCACGGCGACCTGGCCGCCGTACTCGGGGAAGACCCACAGCATCGGCTTCGCGCGTTCGACCTTGGCATCACTTGTTAGAGCGGGCCACAGATTGAGGCCATCGAGGCCGTCGGGCGCCTTCAAGCCGGTGGCGGCGCATAGCGTGGGGAACCAGTCGGGGAAGAAGCCGGGCGTCGCATTCTCCGCACCGGCCCTCACCTTGCCGGGAAGTCGCACCAGAGTCGGGACGCGCAGGCCGCCTTCATAGACGGAACCTTTCCGGCCGTTGAGTTCGCCGACGCTATTGAAAAATTTCGTGTCGGCACCACCGACATCGTGCGTCGCGCCGTTGTCGCTGGTGAAAACGATCAGCGTTTCATCCAGCACGCCCGCCTTCTCCAGGGCCTCCCGCACCGCCCCGACATGGCGATCGAGGTCGCTGATCATCGCCGCATAGGCTGCGTGCGGGCGGGGATGGGGCACGTAGCCCTTCTCACCGCGATAGGGCGTGGTGTCCCACTCCTTCGGATACTCGTCCAGCCGGTCGAGCGGCGGGTGAATCGCCACGTGCGGCTCGATGAAGGCGAGGTATAGGAAGAAGGGCTTCGCCTTGTTAGACGAGATGAACTCGCGCGCTTCCTTCACCATCAGGTCCGGCGCGTAGGTCTTCCCGATCCATGTTTCGGCCTTCACGTCGCCCTCGGGCTGCTTTGCATTGCCGGGGATCGGGGTGGGATTGATCTCCACCTGCTCGCCATTCCGCCACAGGAAGCGCGGGTAGTAGGAATGCGCGACGGCCTGGCAGTTGTAGCCGAAGAACAGGTCGAAGCCGTGCTTGTTCGGATCGCCGGTCGAGCCCGCCGGACCGAGGCCCCACTTGCCGATCGCCGCGGTGGCGTAGCCCGCCTTTTGAAAGGCCGCCGGCAGCGTCGCGATGTCCGCCGAGATCGGGTGCTGGCCTTCCTTGAACTGCGGGAAGGAAACCTTGGCCTGGCGGTTGCCGCGGATCTCGGCGTGGCCGAGGTGCTTGCCGGTCATCAGCGTGCAACGCGCCGGCGCGCAGACCGGGGCGCCGCTGTAGTGGTGGGTCAGCTTCGTCCCCTCCTTGGCGAGCCGGTCGATGTTCGGCGTGTGGATCTTCTCTTGGCCGAAGCAGCCGAGTTCCCCGTAACCCAGGTCGTCGGCGAGGATGAAGACCACGTTGAGAGCAGACGCCGGCAGTGCGCAGGCGAGCGTGGCGGCGAAGAAAAGGACGGGGCGCATCGGGATCAGGCTGGAGAAATCGCGGGAGGCTGTCTTTCCCAATTCGCGATCCGCGGCTTTGATTTTGCGCAGTGGGAAAAAGAAGCCGCTTGACCATACCAACCAGTTGGTCTAGTCCTCCCCGGCGTGTCCCTGAGCGAGTCCAAGGAGCGGATGTTGGCAGCAGCTAAAGCGCTGATGCTCGCCCAAGGCTATGGCGGAACGACCGTGGATGCGATCTGCGAAAAAGCCGGCCTGACCAAGGGCAGCTTTTACCACTTCTTCAAATCGAAGGAAGACCTCGGCCTGGCCGTGCTGGAGTGGTCGCTGACCAAGGGCGGCAAGCTGCTTTCCGAGGGTCCCCATGCCGCGATCGCCGATCCTGTGGCGCGGGCCTTCGGCTTCTTGGATCACGTGGAGGCTTGCGGAGCCGAGTTGTGGAGCGAGGGTTGCCTGCTGGGCACCTATGCCTCCGAGCTGGCCTCCACCAATGACCGCGTGCAGGCCACCGTGGCGCGGATGTTCCGCGAGGTCGGTGCCTATTTCAGCTCCGAGCTGGCGCCCTTGGTTGGCGCGGCACCCAAAGGCAGCCTTCCCGACGCGGAAGCGCTGGGAGAGCAATTTCTAGCACTGCTGGAAGGCGCTATTATCCTCGGCAAAGCCTACCGCGACCCCGCGCGCATCCGCGTGGCTGTCCAAGGCTTCCGCGAGAACATGCAGCGCGCGCTTGCCCTCCCTGTTTGATTTTTTTTGCCCAAGGACCATACCAACTGGTTGGTATGGTCGATTTAGAAGTGAACCGAACGAAACCAACCCATCCCAGATGAACTCGACCCTTGATGCTCCTGCGGCGGAAGTCCGCCCGGAACTCCTTGAAGCCTTCGCCGGCAAAGTCCTGAACGACCTCGGTGCCGCCGCCAGCGGTGCCTTGGTAGTGCTCGGCGACCGGCTGGGCCTCTATCGCGCCCTCGCTGAGGGTCCCACCACCTCCGCCGGCCTCGCCCTCCGCACCAAGCTGGATGAACGCTACCTGCGTGAATGGCTGTGTGCCCAAGCGGCCGCCGGCTACGTCGATTGCGATCCGGAAGCCGGCCTCTTCTTCATGTCGCCGGAACAGATCGCGGTGTTTGCCGATCCCGACCATCCCGCGGCGATGACCGGGGGCTTTTACACCATGGCCTCCGTCTACATCGACGAGCCGAAGGTGGCGGAGGTCTTCCGCACCGGTGCCGGCATCCCTTGGAGTGATCACCACAATTGCCTCTTCTGCGGCGTCGAGCGGTTCTTCCGCCCCGGCTACGCCGCGAATATCGTCCAGACATGGATTCCTGCCCTCGATGGCGTGGAGGAGAAGCTGCGTGCAGGCGGCCGCGTCGCCGACATCGGCTGCGGGCACGGGGTGTCCACGATCCTGATGGCGCAGGCCTATCCCGCGTCGCGCTTCAGGGGCTTCGACATTCATGAAGGCAGCATCGAGTCGGCCCGCCAGCATGCGGCCGAGGCCGGCGTGACCAATGTCGATTTCCAAGTCGCCACGGCGAAGGACTTCCCCGGCAACGACTACGACTTCGTGACGGTCTTCGATGCCTTGCACGATATGGGTGACCCGGTCGGTACGGCGCGTCACATCCGCCAAAGCCTGCGCCCCCATGGCACGTGGATGATTGTCGAGCCGATGGCCGGCGACTCGCTGGCCGACAACCTCAACCCGGTCGGCCGGATCTACTACAGCGCTTCCACCATGATCTGCACGCCGGGTTCACGCAGCCAGGAGGTGGGCCTCGCGCTCGGTGCCCAGGCGGGTGAGAAGAAACTCCGCGAAGTGGTCACCCAAGGCGGCTTCACCCGCTTCCGCCGCGCCGCCGAGACACCGGTGAATCTGATCCTCGAAGCACGGCCCTAACAGGTCCCCCGGGAGCGCCGGTCTTCAGACCGGCCCGAACGGTCCCTCCAAGCCGGTCTGAAGACCGGCGCCCCCTCGGACCAGAATCATCCGCACGCAGGCGGAGAGCCACAAATGATCGATCCCGGTCGGAGTGTCCGGCCGGGATCGTTCTGTTAGAAAT
Coding sequences within it:
- a CDS encoding arylsulfatase produces the protein MRPVLFFAATLACALPASALNVVFILADDLGYGELGCFGQEKIHTPNIDRLAKEGTKLTHHYSGAPVCAPARCTLMTGKHLGHAEIRGNRQAKVSFPQFKEGQHPISADIATLPAAFQKAGYATAAIGKWGLGPAGSTGDPNKHGFDLFFGYNCQAVAHSYYPRFLWRNGEQVEINPTPIPGNAKQPEGDVKAETWIGKTYAPDLMVKEAREFISSNKAKPFFLYLAFIEPHVAIHPPLDRLDEYPKEWDTTPYRGEKGYVPHPRPHAAYAAMISDLDRHVGAVREALEKAGVLDETLIVFTSDNGATHDVGGADTKFFNSVGELNGRKGSVYEGGLRVPTLVRLPGKVRAGAENATPGFFPDWFPTLCAATGLKAPDGLDGLNLWPALTSDAKVERAKPMLWVFPEYGGQVAVRLGDFKVIRTNLNRKKPGPWQVFDIAKDPNETTDVSAAHPELIEQAAEILKREATPNEIFPVKIPGAGA
- a CDS encoding TetR/AcrR family transcriptional regulator, translated to MSLSESKERMLAAAKALMLAQGYGGTTVDAICEKAGLTKGSFYHFFKSKEDLGLAVLEWSLTKGGKLLSEGPHAAIADPVARAFGFLDHVEACGAELWSEGCLLGTYASELASTNDRVQATVARMFREVGAYFSSELAPLVGAAPKGSLPDAEALGEQFLALLEGAIILGKAYRDPARIRVAVQGFRENMQRALALPV
- a CDS encoding class I SAM-dependent methyltransferase yields the protein MNSTLDAPAAEVRPELLEAFAGKVLNDLGAAASGALVVLGDRLGLYRALAEGPTTSAGLALRTKLDERYLREWLCAQAAAGYVDCDPEAGLFFMSPEQIAVFADPDHPAAMTGGFYTMASVYIDEPKVAEVFRTGAGIPWSDHHNCLFCGVERFFRPGYAANIVQTWIPALDGVEEKLRAGGRVADIGCGHGVSTILMAQAYPASRFRGFDIHEGSIESARQHAAEAGVTNVDFQVATAKDFPGNDYDFVTVFDALHDMGDPVGTARHIRQSLRPHGTWMIVEPMAGDSLADNLNPVGRIYYSASTMICTPGSRSQEVGLALGAQAGEKKLREVVTQGGFTRFRRAAETPVNLILEARP